In the genome of Candidatus Electrothrix rattekaaiensis, the window AGGATCCTGGGCGTATCCAGCCTCGGCGCAGTACGGGCTGTACCCAACTATACAGTGGTCGGTGCATCCAAGGCAGCCTTGGAATCGCTGGTGCGCCATCTTGCAGTGGAGCTCGGCCCCAAGGGTATTACCGTCAACACCATCAGTGCCGGTGTGGTGGATACTGATGCTCTGAAAAAATTTCCTAACCGTGATGAAATCATCGGGCGCTCCCTTGAAATGACCCCGCTCGGTCGCCTGACCACCCCGGAAGATGTAGCAGACCTTGCTCTGTTTCTGTGCAGCGAGGGAGCTTCCATGATCCACGGGCAGGCTGTGGTGGTTGACGGCGGCTACGCCATTCAAGGATAAAAAGGGAGAAAGGGAGAACAAACAGCAAAAAATTGTATCCGAATCGTATTTGAATCGTATCTGAATCGTATTCTCTCATTGATTTATCGATTTAAAAACAGGCATCTGCTCCCCGCACCATATCCTTCAACGTGCCGGGAGCAATATCCTGCAATACTCACTGCCCTGACAGACAGGAACCATACGACTGAATGGATTGAATGGATCTCACACTTACCTCGCCAGCCCTGCTTTTTCCGGCAATTTCCCTTCTACTGGTGGCTTATACCAACCGTTTCAAAACAATCAGTGAGCGCATTCGCTCTCTGCATGCTCAATATTCGCAAACCCCCACTGATATAATCGTCGGACAGATCCGAACCCTACGCAAACGGGTATATCTGATCAGGAATATGCAGGCCTGCGGCGTGGCCAGTTTTTTCCTTTGCGTGCTCTGTTTATTCACCCTGTTTACAGGAAGTCTGTTTTGGGGCAAGCTGATCTTCAGCACCAGCCTTGTCCTGTTGATGTTTTCCCTTATCCTCTCCTTTTGGGAGATCCTCTTGTCAGTGCAGGCTCTTGAAATGCAACTCAGTGATATAGAGAAACACCTCCCTAAGAAAAATTACTCCTTTCCCAACGGCAAGAACATTACCACGAGGTTTCGCAATAAAATAAAAGAAGAATAGGAGGACAGCGCGATGGAACACTTTAGAGGCGACAAAAAAGTCGGTCATTCCCTCTTAACCGGCCCGGAAACGCGGCTGAAAAACTGGGCGGTTCCCAGAATTCCGCCTGAAATTGAAACCTACCACCTCACCTTTACCACCTTGCTCTGGAGCTTCATCAATATTCTTATCGGATTTGAGGCAAAAGAGCATCTCGACCTGCTCTGGCTGGTCTCCCTGATGATCCTGCTCCAATACCTGACCGACCTGTTCGACGGTGAGCTGGGTCGTCAGCGGGACACCGGCCTGATCAAATGGGGCTTTTACATGGATCATTTCCTGGACTACATCTTTCTCTGCTCTCTGGTCTTTGTCGGCTATATGATCTCACCTGTCGGACTGGAAATCTGGTACTTTGCCCTGCTGGTCATCCTGGGCGGATTCATGGTCAACTCCTTTCTGGCCTTTGGTGCCACCAATGAATTTCAGATCTACCATTACGGCATCGGCCCCACAGAGATGCGGGTTGTCTTTATCCTGATCAACACCTTTATCATCTCTTTTGGCACGGACTCTTTCAACATTCTTTTGCCTCTCACCGTGATCCTCTGTTTTATCGGCCTGCTGATCAATACCCTCCAGGTTCATGGGAGGCTCTGGCAATATGATATGCAGGTCAAGGGGCTGCAACAGGAAAAAATACGCAAGGAGAAGGAGGGATGACAGGGCAACTCAGTAGGCAAAAACGATTACCTGTCTTGCTGGTGATCGGATACTTCGTGTTCCTCTTGCAAGCAGCAGCATGGGCTGATTCTCCTGTGCAGAATTCAGGAAAAACAACATCTATGATCGACCTGAATGCGGAAGAACAGCAGACCGTGCAGGCGCATGAGATCCTTGTCCGGGAGAGGCCCACCAATGGTCAGCCGGGCAAGACCTTTGAGGCTGTGGCCATCATGGAGGCCGGGCGCGAGGTCATCCGGGATATTGTTATGGATTATCCAAGCTACCCGGATTTCATGCCCAATGTCAGCCGTATTGAGATCCTTGCGCAGGATGAGAACACAGCCCTGCTCAACCAGACCCTTTCCCTGCCCCTGGGCAAAATCAAAAAATACCGAATCAAGCTGGAGGCGTCAGAGCCTGATGAGCAGACTTCGCTGATTCAATGGCAGCTCCAACCCTGGCCCGAACTCAAACCGGAAGAGACCATCCGGGACACCACGGGCTTCTGGCGTATTGAGGAGCTGGATGCCGCGCGTTCGCTGGTGCTGTACCATGTCTCCACTGATCCGGGCAAGGTTCCCTTTGGGCTGGGCTGGATCGTTGATATCCTCAGCAAGGACTCAGTGCCTGATGTCGTAACAAAGACCAGGGAACGGGCGGAAAGGGTCCGTGCGTTGCTGAAGGCACAGGAGCAGCAATAAGGCATGAGTGGGCGACCGGCGTATTCTTCATCTCGGGTACAGCGGAGCGCAGCAGCTTTTTGACCGGGTGACAGTTGTTGAATTCTGGAGGAAGGGTAAAAAAAGGCCGTTAGCTATTTAAAGCTGACGGCCTTTTTTGCATTCCTGTTCTTTTTATATTTAAAATCTTTTGCGTAGTCCAATAGAGAACCCATCAACATCATCAACAAGCTGCAAAAGAAATTCGGCATTTAAAGAAAATCCATTAAGAAAATCATATTGCAATCCAGCACCTAAAGAAAAGTCGGTATCGTCATCAGTTATTTCAACTCCAAATATTTCCATAGATGCCTCTGCATGTGAAAAACCAAACAGTCCATATGGGCGAAATTGACCCGCCCTATACTCCGCACGCAAGTATCCGCCTATATGATAGTCAAGTTGCACATTATCTTCATCAGCAATACTAAAACTCGCCCTCCCTTCAAGAGCCAAAGGAAGTGGCCCAAGTTTACCAATATACGCTCCAAATACCCCCTGGGCATTAATTCCATAATCATCATATTTGACAATATCTGCGCCAAAATATTTTTCGCCTACAGAAAAAAAGTCGTCTGCAAAAGCAAACTCAACGCAGCCCAGTGTCAGTAAAAAAATAACAATTGCAGTCATTTTTTTCATTTTCATCTCCTTGGTAAGAATAATTAAAGTTTAATTGAAAAAATATTTTACGTATATAGAATGAGATTCTATCAAAAGTAAACAAAAAACACCCTCAGCAGAAAAAAAGACACATCTCAGTATCACACCCCAAAACCAAACCGCGCAGCCATACGGGTTACAGGCCAGGATCACAGGTTCGAATCCCAATACCTCCCTTTCACACCTTCCCCACCACCCCGATCCGACAAAAATTTATCGAGTACCAAACAGATCATTTATCGAGCGTAGAGTAATGTACTCTACGCCCGTAATCCAAAGCATTCATCGAGTATCAAACAGATCGTTTATCGAGTATCAAACGGATCGTTTATCGAGTACCAAACAGATCATTCATCGGGAATGCCTCGACCCATTTATCGAGTATGCCTCGACCCATTTATCGAGTATGCCCCGACCAATTCATCGGGAACGCCTCGACCCATTTATCAAGTATACCCCAACCTATTCATCGGCAGTACTTTTTATCAACAGAACATGCTCCTTCTCAGCGCAAATAATATTTTTCAAAGCTTGCAATGTTGGTTGATTCATAAGACTATATGTTCCGATACCCTGAGCGTCCTGAAAATTCCGCATCCTATAAAGAGGAAGGCCATGTTAAGCCAATTAAAACTGAATAAAACAACCGTGGTAACCATTGACTGGGATATGACTCCAGACCTTGCTTTCTGCACCTTTTCCGCCAAAGGTCTGCGGGAGGAACTGATCAGCACCAAGGAACGAACCTGTTATTTCTTTATTGATAACTGGGGGGATGAACCTAAGCTCTGCCTCATGGAGCGTGGGGTACGATATGTGCATATTATGGCGGAGATCACGGCACCCAAGGAGATCGTGCTTGCTTGCATTCACCGGCAGGGAGCCAAGGCATCCACCCGTGACAATTTCCCTGTTGATGACATCCTCAAGGAATGGCTGCTGGCCGAGGTCGTGGACCGGAAGGACAGCCCGTATCTTCGACTGACAGTTGCGCCGCAGCCTGAAGTGGAGGATATGGGGGAACCGCTCCCGTCTCAGGAAAGCAGCGGCTTCAACGGTGAAAAGATACTCCTGCCGTCGGAACCGCGTGAGCTGTCAGAAGAACAGGTCGAGTTGCTTATCAGAGACGGGAATTTCTACGATGTTCGGCTCAATCCGCAGGGCAACGTTGCCAATGCCTTGACCGACAGCGGGGACGGACTTACAGTCCTTGACCAAGGTACCGGCCTGCTTTGGCAGCGGACCGGGCTTGACCTCTGTTCGATTCGCACCATGAAGGCAAGAATCGATGAACTGAACAGCACAGGTTTTGCCGGTTTCCACGATTGGCGCATGCCCTCCCCGGAAGAGGCCATGTCCCTGATGGAACCGACAGCCAATGCAAAGGGAATGCACCTGCACACCTGCTTTTCCAAAGAACAGCCCTTTATCTTTACCAATTCCCGCCGCGCCCCCACTGGCTATTGGTTTGTCGATTATGCCCAGGGCAGGATCTATTGGTCTTCCGGCACTGTGCCCGGAGGATTTTGTAGGCTGTGCAGGACGCAGTAGTTTAAGGGGCTAAGGGGCACGGCGTGCCGTGCCCTGCCCTTACCGGAACCGCAAATTCAACCCAGGAGAACCCCATGACTGATCAATCATCCTACACTCTCAAAATAGAAGGCATGAGCTGCAAACATTGCGAAGCCGCTGTCACTGAGGCGGCCCAGTCCGTTGCTGGCGTAACAGCAGCCAACGTTGACCTGGAAGCTGGCAAGGTCACTGTGCAAGGTGGTGAACCGGAGGCCGTGATCCAAGCCATTACTGAGGTAGGCTACACCGCCAACATGATCTAGCCGACCACACCCGATCCGGGGCCTGTCTCTGTGCAAGGCCCTCCAGCAAAGAGAGCTGAACTGCGGTTTACCCGGCTATTTTTTTTTGCAAAAAAAGAGCAGCATGGTACTATGGAACAGAGCTTTTTAAGCCATTCTTCAAAAAGGGGAGAAACCTATGTCCGACCATATTGCCGCTCTTGCAAATATTGCTGCAAAGTATGATAACGATCCGAACCGGCTGCTTGACATACTCATTGATGTGCAGGCCCAGGAGCGTTGCGTCACCGATGATGTTGCCCGGCAACTGGCCCAACAAGTGGGACTGTCCTGGGCTGATATCCACCAAACTGTTTCCTTTTATCATTTCCTTTCCGAGACACCACGCGGGGAATACACTATCTACCTCAATAATGGCCCGGTTGCCATTATGCAGGGCTATGAAGAGGTTGCTGCCGCATTCAGCGAGGCCGCAGGCTGTGCCATTGACTCTGTAACAGAAGATGGACGTATCGGCCTCTTTGTCACAGCTGATATCGGTATGGGCGATCAAGAGATCGCCGCCTTGATCAACAGGGTTGTCTTTACCTGCCTGACCCCGGAAAAGGCCCGTGCCTTGGTCAAAGATATGCAGGAAGGCCTGTCTGTCCAGGACATGGCCAGAAAACACAGAGAATATGGGGACGGGAATAATAGCCTCCCTGCTATCCATTCTATGGTCCGCAATAATATCCAAAAGGCTGGACCAGTATGTTTAGGCCCATATGAAGTTGGGGTTGCCCTGCGAAAATGCATCACCCAATCTCCAGAAGATATTCTTTCTCAGATCAAAGCCTCCAAGCTGCGGGGACGTGGCGGGGCTGGATTCCCCACTGCCATGAAATGGGAATTCTGCGCCAAGGCCCAAGGGCCGGAACGCTGCGTGGTCGCCAATGCCGATGAAGGCGAGCCAGGTACTTTCAAGGATCGGGTGCTGCTCACCGAACGGGCAGAACTCCTCTTTGAAGGCATGGCTCTCTGTGCCTATGCGGTCGGGGCCACAACCGGTTCCCTGTATCTGCGCGGAGAATACACCTATCTCAGGGAATATCTGGAACAGGTGCTGGAGCAGATGCGAGCAGATAACCTGCTGGGCAAAGACATTGCAGGCAAAGCAGGCTTTGATTTCGATATCCGAATACAGTTAGGTGCTGGTTCTTATGTCTGCGGCGAAGAATCCGCCTTGCTGGAATCTGCTGAAGGCAAACGAGGCGAGCCAAGAAACCGGCCTCCCTTCCCGGCCCAGAGCGGCTACCGGGCAATGCCCACGGTCATTGATAATGTGGAGACCCTTGCCTCTGCGGCCCAGATCATTGATAAGGGGGCTGCATGGTTCATGAGCATGGGGACCGAGGAATCCACAGGCACCAAGGTACTGTCCATCTCTGGAGACTGTGACCGACCCGGCATCTACGAGGTTGAATTCGGCGTCACCATTGGTGCGTTGCTGGATATGGCCGGGGCCAGAGACCCACAGGCCGTACAGGTGGGTGGCCCCTCCGGCCATTGCCTGAATGCTGAAGCCAGGGACACCATGATCAGCTTTGAGGGCTGCTCCTCAGCCGGTGCAATCATCATCATCGGAAAACAGCATGATCTGCTGGCTATTATTGATAATTTCATGGAATTCTTTACTGACGAGTCCTGCGGCTCCTGTGTCCCCTGTCGGTCCGGCACCTGGATGCTGCGTAATACCCTGCGCCGAATCAGGCAGGGACAGGGCACGCGGGAAGATCTCACATCCATGCGCCAGTTGAGTGAAGTCATGAAAAAAACCACCAAATGTGGTTTGGGCCATACTGCGCCCCATCCTATCCTCAATACTATGGATAATTTTCCCCATCTCTATGAGGCCCTGATCCCTGAACAGAGTGATATCCGGGTCTTTGACCTGAATGCGTCAATCAAGGCCGCCAATGCTGCGGTGGGCAGAACATCTGCTGCGTCTGAGGAGACTGGGGAAAAAGAGGAGGAACAGTTATGAGTGAAACGATTGCAACAGCGAGTGAGACAATTACCCTGACCATTGACGGACAGGAAATCCAGGCAAAGGCAGGACAGACCATCCTCCAGGCTGCCCAAAAAAACGGGATCTACATCCCCACTCTTTGCGCCCTGCATGCAACCAAGGAAAACGGGCTGAAAACCGATATTGCCCCAGGCACCTGCCGTATCTGTACGGTCAAAGTCAACGGTCGTACTATGGCGGCTTGCACCACCCCGGTTGCCCAGGATTTTATTGTGGAGAATGACACCGAGGAACTCAACGACCTGCGCAAAACCATTGTCGAACTGCTCTTTGTTGAGGGCAATCATTTCTGTCCTTCCTGTGAAAAAAGCGGCTCCTGCGATCTCCAGGCCCTGGCCTATCGTTATCAGATGCTCTCGCCCCGATTTCGCTATGCCTTTAGCTCCCGTGAGGTCAATGCCGAGTCTCCTAAACTCCTTTTTGACCGCAACCGCTGTATCCTCTGCCGACGTTGCGTCCTGGCTATCACGACCGAGGACGGGAAACAGCTCTTTGGCTTTACCAAGCGAGGGGATAAAAGCGGGATTATCATGGATGAAGAGCTGGTCAAAAACATCTCGGAAGAGCAGGCCCAACAGGCCATGCACATCTGTCCGGTGGGAGCCATCATCCGCAAAGAAAAGGGCTTTGACACCCCCTTTGGTCAGCGGAAATACGATCATAATCCCATCGGTTCGGAGACGGTCTGCACAACCTGCAACGGAGAAAAATCATGAAGAAACCGATTATTGCCACTGCTTCCCTGGCAGGCTGCTTCGGCTGTCACATGTCTTTTCTTGACATAGATGAACGCATTCTTGATCTTGTCGAGTTGGTTCACTGGGGCAAAAGCCCGATTAACGACATCAAGACCTTTGAGCAGGACTGCGATATCGCGCTGATTGAAGGCGGCTGCTGTAATGATGAGCATATCCATACCCTGCGCGATTTCCGCAAACATTGCCGTATTCTGGTGGCCGTGGGCGAATGCGCCATCATGGGCGGATTACCAGCCATGCGCAATAATATTCCCATCCAGGAATGCCTGGAAGAAGCCTATCTGAACACGCCATCCACGGCCCAGGCAAACCCGGAGCGGATTCTGCCCAATGATGCAGAGCTGCCCGCGCTGCTGGACAAGGTTTATCCCTGTCACGAGATCGTGAAGATGGATTATTTCCTGCCCGGCTGCCCACCCAGGGCTGACCTGATCTACGGGGCATTAACTGCCCTGGTAACTGGTCAGGAAGCGGAACTCCCCTATGAAGTCATCAAATTTGATTAAGCAACCCAGGAATCGGAGCTGATAAACCATTATGGCACAAAAAATCACTATTGAACCGGTCACCCGGGTTGAAGGGCACGGCAAAGTAACCATCCACTTGGACGATAACCATCAGGTCACAGAAAGCCGTCTCCATATTGTCGAATTTCGCGGCTTTGAACGCTTTGTCTGCGGTCGCCCCTTTTGGGAGGCACCTGTTCTGGTCCAGCGACTCTGTGGCATCTGTCCGGTCAGCCATCATCTGGCTGCGGCCAAGGCTATGGATATGCTTGTCGGGGCTGGAGACGGCAACGGCCTGACCCCGGTGGCGGAAAAGATGCGCCGCCTTATGCATTATGGCCAGATCTTCCAATCTCATGTCCTCCATTTCTTCCATCTGGCCTCGCCTGACCTGCTCTTTGGCATGGATGCAGACCCGGAGCGGAGAAATGTCATCGGCGTTATCCTGGAACATCCTGATCTGGCCAAACAGGCCGTGCTCATGCGCAAGTACGGGCAGGAAATAATTGCGGCCACAGCAGGCAAAAAGATTCACGGCACCGGGGCTGTTCCCGGCGGCATCAATAAGAATCTCAGTCTTGAGGATCGGGATGCCTTTCTCAACGGCATTAACGGCAATCCTGATCTCTCTGCGGACAAGATGATTGAGTGGTCGGAAGCGGCCTTGGCTCTGCTGCTGGATTATCACAGCAGCCATACCGATTTCCTGGACGGCTTTGCCACCTTTCCCTCCAACCACCTGTCGCTGGTTCGCCCGGACGGGGCCTTGGATCTCTATCACGGCGTGATTCGTGCTGTTGATCCTGAAGGAAAACGGATTGTCAATGACGTGGACAGCCGGGATTATCTGGATGTGGTGGAGGAAGAAGTCCGTTCCTGGAGCTATATGAAATTCCCGTATATCAAGAAACTGGGGCCGAAGGAGGGCTGGTACCGGGTTGGTCCGCTGGCCCGGCTCAATGTCTGCGATTTCATTCCCTCGCCCAAGGCCCAGGCAGCCTTTGAGCAGTTCCGCGCCTACACCAAGGGCAAGCCCAATCATATGAGCATGCATTACCACTGGGCACGCCTGATCGAGACCCTGCATGCGGCGGAGATGATGAAGGAGCTGCTCCTTGACCCGGATCTTCAGGGCACAAATCTGGTCACCAAGGGCGAGCGTTGCGGCGAGGGCATCGGCCTGCTTGAGGCACCCCGAGGCACCCTGTTCCACCATTACCGAGTCAATGAGCAGGATCTGATCACCATGTGCAATCTCATTGTCTCAACCACCAATAATAACGAGCCCATGAATCGGGCCGTCAATGCGGCAGCTGTTGCTCAGATGACCGGCAAGGCCGAAATCACCGAGCCGATGATGAACGCGGTTGAGGTGGCGATCCGCGCATACGATCCCTGCCTGAGCTGCGCCACCCATGCTATGGGCCAGATGCCCCTGGAGGTCACCCTCTACGATGCTGCTGGAGCTGTGGTTGATCAGCAAAGGAAGGGTATGTGAAGTCACCCCCTTCCGTACTTGTCTACGGCTTCGGCAATCCGGGCCGGGAAGATGACGGGGCCGGTGTCGCTCTGGCAGAACGCATCCGGGCAGCAGCCCTGCCCGGTGTCACCACGGACAGCAATTACCAGCTCAATGTGGAAGATGCCCTGCTCCTCAGCGAGCACGACCTCGTTATCTTTGCCGACGCCACCCGCAACCCGGTTGATGGTTTTCGATTTTCCCGGCTGGAGCCTGACCCCTCTGTTTCCTTTACCACCCATGCCATGTCGCCGGGATCGGTGCTGGCCCTCTGCACACAGCTCTATGGAAAAACTCCGCCCGCCTATATGCTGGAGATTGCCGGGGTGTCTTTTGAGCTGCGTGAGGGGATGACTGCTGAGGGGGAGAAAAACGCCCTTGCTGCTGGACGGTTTTTGAAGGGATTGTTGGAGAGGGCTGATATTGCTGATTTTGAGGCTGTGGCAAGCCTTCCTCTGAGGTAAGGGGGTCAGAAGAAAATAATCATCCAGGATACTATCTTTCAGACAGACACCCTGTAGAACATCCAGGCCAATTGGATAAATATTACTTTCCCCCTCCCTAAACTATTGCATATGATTCTCGTACCACTACATTTCCGCAT includes:
- a CDS encoding SRPBCC family protein — protein: MTGQLSRQKRLPVLLVIGYFVFLLQAAAWADSPVQNSGKTTSMIDLNAEEQQTVQAHEILVRERPTNGQPGKTFEAVAIMEAGREVIRDIVMDYPSYPDFMPNVSRIEILAQDENTALLNQTLSLPLGKIKKYRIKLEASEPDEQTSLIQWQLQPWPELKPEETIRDTTGFWRIEELDAARSLVLYHVSTDPGKVPFGLGWIVDILSKDSVPDVVTKTRERAERVRALLKAQEQQ
- a CDS encoding NADH-ubiquinone oxidoreductase-F iron-sulfur binding region domain-containing protein, whose translation is MSDHIAALANIAAKYDNDPNRLLDILIDVQAQERCVTDDVARQLAQQVGLSWADIHQTVSFYHFLSETPRGEYTIYLNNGPVAIMQGYEEVAAAFSEAAGCAIDSVTEDGRIGLFVTADIGMGDQEIAALINRVVFTCLTPEKARALVKDMQEGLSVQDMARKHREYGDGNNSLPAIHSMVRNNIQKAGPVCLGPYEVGVALRKCITQSPEDILSQIKASKLRGRGGAGFPTAMKWEFCAKAQGPERCVVANADEGEPGTFKDRVLLTERAELLFEGMALCAYAVGATTGSLYLRGEYTYLREYLEQVLEQMRADNLLGKDIAGKAGFDFDIRIQLGAGSYVCGEESALLESAEGKRGEPRNRPPFPAQSGYRAMPTVIDNVETLASAAQIIDKGAAWFMSMGTEESTGTKVLSISGDCDRPGIYEVEFGVTIGALLDMAGARDPQAVQVGGPSGHCLNAEARDTMISFEGCSSAGAIIIIGKQHDLLAIIDNFMEFFTDESCGSCVPCRSGTWMLRNTLRRIRQGQGTREDLTSMRQLSEVMKKTTKCGLGHTAPHPILNTMDNFPHLYEALIPEQSDIRVFDLNASIKAANAAVGRTSAASEETGEKEEEQL
- a CDS encoding Ni/Fe hydrogenase subunit alpha: MAQKITIEPVTRVEGHGKVTIHLDDNHQVTESRLHIVEFRGFERFVCGRPFWEAPVLVQRLCGICPVSHHLAAAKAMDMLVGAGDGNGLTPVAEKMRRLMHYGQIFQSHVLHFFHLASPDLLFGMDADPERRNVIGVILEHPDLAKQAVLMRKYGQEIIAATAGKKIHGTGAVPGGINKNLSLEDRDAFLNGINGNPDLSADKMIEWSEAALALLLDYHSSHTDFLDGFATFPSNHLSLVRPDGALDLYHGVIRAVDPEGKRIVNDVDSRDYLDVVEEEVRSWSYMKFPYIKKLGPKEGWYRVGPLARLNVCDFIPSPKAQAAFEQFRAYTKGKPNHMSMHYHWARLIETLHAAEMMKELLLDPDLQGTNLVTKGERCGEGIGLLEAPRGTLFHHYRVNEQDLITMCNLIVSTTNNNEPMNRAVNAAAVAQMTGKAEITEPMMNAVEVAIRAYDPCLSCATHAMGQMPLEVTLYDAAGAVVDQQRKGM
- a CDS encoding CDP-alcohol phosphatidyltransferase family protein, whose translation is MEHFRGDKKVGHSLLTGPETRLKNWAVPRIPPEIETYHLTFTTLLWSFINILIGFEAKEHLDLLWLVSLMILLQYLTDLFDGELGRQRDTGLIKWGFYMDHFLDYIFLCSLVFVGYMISPVGLEIWYFALLVILGGFMVNSFLAFGATNEFQIYHYGIGPTEMRVVFILINTFIISFGTDSFNILLPLTVILCFIGLLINTLQVHGRLWQYDMQVKGLQQEKIRKEKEG
- a CDS encoding DUF2721 domain-containing protein, with the translated sequence MDLTLTSPALLFPAISLLLVAYTNRFKTISERIRSLHAQYSQTPTDIIVGQIRTLRKRVYLIRNMQACGVASFFLCVLCLFTLFTGSLFWGKLIFSTSLVLLMFSLILSFWEILLSVQALEMQLSDIEKHLPKKNYSFPNGKNITTRFRNKIKEE
- a CDS encoding 2Fe-2S iron-sulfur cluster-binding protein → MSETIATASETITLTIDGQEIQAKAGQTILQAAQKNGIYIPTLCALHATKENGLKTDIAPGTCRICTVKVNGRTMAACTTPVAQDFIVENDTEELNDLRKTIVELLFVEGNHFCPSCEKSGSCDLQALAYRYQMLSPRFRYAFSSREVNAESPKLLFDRNRCILCRRCVLAITTEDGKQLFGFTKRGDKSGIIMDEELVKNISEEQAQQAMHICPVGAIIRKEKGFDTPFGQRKYDHNPIGSETVCTTCNGEKS
- a CDS encoding heavy metal-associated domain-containing protein; translation: MTDQSSYTLKIEGMSCKHCEAAVTEAAQSVAGVTAANVDLEAGKVTVQGGEPEAVIQAITEVGYTANMI
- a CDS encoding hydrogenase maturation protease: MKSPPSVLVYGFGNPGREDDGAGVALAERIRAAALPGVTTDSNYQLNVEDALLLSEHDLVIFADATRNPVDGFRFSRLEPDPSVSFTTHAMSPGSVLALCTQLYGKTPPAYMLEIAGVSFELREGMTAEGEKNALAAGRFLKGLLERADIADFEAVASLPLR
- a CDS encoding NADP oxidoreductase; the protein is MKKPIIATASLAGCFGCHMSFLDIDERILDLVELVHWGKSPINDIKTFEQDCDIALIEGGCCNDEHIHTLRDFRKHCRILVAVGECAIMGGLPAMRNNIPIQECLEEAYLNTPSTAQANPERILPNDAELPALLDKVYPCHEIVKMDYFLPGCPPRADLIYGALTALVTGQEAELPYEVIKFD
- a CDS encoding porin family protein, which translates into the protein MKKMTAIVIFLLTLGCVEFAFADDFFSVGEKYFGADIVKYDDYGINAQGVFGAYIGKLGPLPLALEGRASFSIADEDNVQLDYHIGGYLRAEYRAGQFRPYGLFGFSHAEASMEIFGVEITDDDTDFSLGAGLQYDFLNGFSLNAEFLLQLVDDVDGFSIGLRKRF
- a CDS encoding DUF1566 domain-containing protein; protein product: MLSQLKLNKTTVVTIDWDMTPDLAFCTFSAKGLREELISTKERTCYFFIDNWGDEPKLCLMERGVRYVHIMAEITAPKEIVLACIHRQGAKASTRDNFPVDDILKEWLLAEVVDRKDSPYLRLTVAPQPEVEDMGEPLPSQESSGFNGEKILLPSEPRELSEEQVELLIRDGNFYDVRLNPQGNVANALTDSGDGLTVLDQGTGLLWQRTGLDLCSIRTMKARIDELNSTGFAGFHDWRMPSPEEAMSLMEPTANAKGMHLHTCFSKEQPFIFTNSRRAPTGYWFVDYAQGRIYWSSGTVPGGFCRLCRTQ